A stretch of Lysobacter sp. K5869 DNA encodes these proteins:
- a CDS encoding GNAT family protein produces MNAAPAPVPLPRGEEFLLRPWSREDLDSLVVYANDADVSRGLSDRFPYPYTRQDGERFLEGQVVDFDHPVFAIEVGGRAVGGIGAHPGRGERAHGAEFGYWLGRPLWGVGLMTRVVAAFAPWAMRHLALYRLHATVLDTNPASARVLLKNGFEEEGVQRCAVYKHGRVHDLRVFAKVRRSLQDAT; encoded by the coding sequence ATGAACGCCGCCCCCGCCCCCGTTCCGTTGCCGCGAGGCGAGGAATTCCTGCTGCGCCCGTGGTCGCGCGAGGATCTCGACAGCCTGGTCGTCTACGCCAACGACGCCGACGTCTCGCGCGGGCTCAGCGACCGGTTTCCGTATCCGTACACGCGCCAGGACGGCGAGCGTTTCCTCGAAGGCCAAGTGGTCGATTTCGATCACCCGGTGTTCGCCATCGAGGTCGGCGGCCGCGCGGTCGGCGGGATCGGCGCGCATCCGGGCCGCGGCGAGCGCGCGCACGGCGCGGAGTTCGGCTACTGGCTCGGCCGCCCGCTGTGGGGCGTCGGCCTGATGACCCGCGTGGTCGCTGCGTTCGCGCCGTGGGCGATGCGGCATCTGGCTTTGTATCGGTTGCACGCGACGGTGCTGGACACCAATCCGGCGTCGGCGCGGGTGTTGTTGAAGAACGGTTTCGAAGAAGAGGGCGTGCAGCGCTGCGCCGTGTACAAACACGGCCGCGTCCACGACCTGCGAGTGTTCGCGAAGGTGAGAAGGAGCCTGCAAGATGCGACGTGA
- a CDS encoding efflux RND transporter periplasmic adaptor subunit has product MRPRSALRTGCFLALALALAACGKGGQPQAGHGGGGPGGGQGDRPTPVTTEQVHLRAWNDTVQALGNVKARESITVTAKVSEIVQSVHFDSGDHVAAGQSLVTLSGKAQQAALAQAEAAAKEAEQLYQRQTELAAQQLIARSALDTQRATRDTTRARVEQMKADIGDRQVRAPFAGVLGIRQVSPGSLVTPGTAIATLDDTERVYIDFPVPETLLARVAKGQRVSGTSAAYAGKRFEGEVGTVDARVDPATRAVIVRADFPNPGHLLRPGMLVQVTLLQPERQALLVPEISVVQVGADAYVYRLKPDATVERADVQVGSRREGLAEITDGLKIGDTIVVDGTGKLRAGSKVQAAGAQTREAGAPTDAHKDGRNG; this is encoded by the coding sequence ATGCGACCACGTTCCGCCCTTCGTACCGGCTGTTTCCTCGCGCTCGCCCTGGCCCTGGCGGCCTGCGGCAAAGGCGGCCAGCCGCAGGCCGGGCATGGCGGCGGCGGTCCCGGCGGCGGACAAGGCGACCGGCCGACGCCGGTGACGACCGAACAGGTGCATCTGCGCGCCTGGAACGACACCGTGCAGGCGCTGGGCAACGTCAAGGCGCGCGAGTCGATCACGGTCACCGCCAAGGTCAGCGAGATCGTGCAGAGCGTGCATTTCGACAGCGGCGACCACGTCGCCGCCGGACAGTCGCTGGTCACCCTCAGCGGCAAGGCCCAGCAGGCCGCGCTGGCCCAGGCCGAGGCCGCGGCCAAGGAAGCCGAGCAGCTGTATCAGCGCCAGACCGAGCTCGCCGCGCAGCAGCTGATCGCGCGTTCGGCCTTGGACACCCAGCGCGCCACTCGCGACACGACCCGCGCGCGGGTCGAGCAGATGAAGGCCGACATCGGCGACCGTCAGGTGCGCGCGCCGTTCGCCGGCGTGCTCGGCATCCGCCAGGTCAGCCCCGGCTCGCTGGTGACGCCGGGCACGGCGATCGCCACGCTCGACGACACCGAGCGCGTCTACATCGATTTCCCGGTGCCGGAAACTCTGCTCGCGCGCGTGGCCAAGGGCCAGCGCGTGAGCGGCACCAGCGCCGCTTACGCCGGCAAGCGTTTCGAGGGCGAAGTCGGCACGGTCGACGCGCGCGTCGATCCGGCCACGCGCGCGGTGATCGTGCGCGCCGATTTCCCCAACCCCGGCCATCTGCTGCGCCCGGGCATGCTGGTGCAGGTGACGCTGTTGCAGCCCGAGCGGCAGGCGCTGCTGGTGCCGGAGATTTCGGTGGTGCAGGTCGGCGCCGACGCTTACGTCTACCGGCTCAAGCCCGACGCCACGGTCGAGCGCGCCGACGTGCAGGTCGGCTCGCGCCGCGAAGGGCTGGCGGAAATCACCGACGGCTTGAAGATCGGCGACACCATCGTCGTCGACGGCACCGGCAAGCTGCGCGCCGGCAGCAAGGTGCAGGCGGCCGGCGCGCAGACGCGCGAGGCCGGCGCGCCGACGGATGCACACAAGGACGGCCGCAATGGCTGA
- a CDS encoding M28 family peptidase: MAAVLLTGSIAGFDAAAAQRETRIPQAAVDAAGELRERALASDLGFKITESLTTEVGPRLAGSEADARAVAWAQAKFRELGFDKVWTEPVTFPKWERRSEHAEVLGASAQPLRLTALGGSPGGTVEGEVVRFADLAALEAVPAGSLAGKIAFIDFAMPRAKDGAGYGPGGRVRSRGPSAAIRAGAAGFLMRSAGTDSHRMPHTGITRFDDGLKPIPSAALSAPDAEQLSRLAARGATRVRVALDCGWDGQATSYNVIGEIRGKSKPEEVVIIGGHLDSWDQGTGAIDDGAGVGLTMAAAKLIGQSKLRPARSVRVIAFANEEQGLYGGRAYAAKHVADVRKHQIGAESDFGAGRIYAYSSSAPDYAKNADKQIADALAPLGIEYTPGKGGPGPDIGPFAAQGLAWARLAQDGTDYFDYHHTPDDTLDKIDPKALAQNVAAYAVFAYLAASADGDFGSAPKQVTPPEE; the protein is encoded by the coding sequence ATGGCTGCCGTGTTGTTGACGGGTTCGATCGCGGGCTTCGATGCCGCGGCCGCCCAGCGCGAGACGCGCATTCCGCAAGCCGCCGTCGACGCCGCGGGCGAACTGCGCGAGCGAGCGCTGGCCAGCGACCTGGGCTTCAAGATCACCGAATCGCTGACCACCGAAGTCGGCCCGCGTCTGGCCGGCAGCGAGGCCGATGCGCGCGCGGTGGCGTGGGCGCAGGCCAAGTTCCGCGAACTGGGCTTCGACAAGGTCTGGACCGAGCCGGTCACCTTCCCGAAGTGGGAGCGCCGCAGCGAACACGCCGAAGTGCTCGGCGCCAGCGCCCAGCCGCTGCGCCTGACCGCGCTCGGCGGCAGCCCGGGCGGCACGGTCGAGGGCGAGGTCGTGCGCTTCGCCGATCTGGCCGCGCTGGAAGCGGTGCCGGCCGGTTCGTTGGCCGGCAAGATCGCCTTCATCGATTTCGCCATGCCGCGCGCCAAAGACGGCGCCGGCTACGGCCCGGGCGGACGCGTGCGCAGCCGCGGCCCGTCGGCGGCGATCCGCGCCGGCGCGGCAGGGTTCCTGATGCGTTCGGCCGGCACCGACTCGCACCGCATGCCGCACACCGGCATCACCCGCTTCGACGACGGCTTGAAGCCGATTCCCTCGGCCGCGCTGTCGGCGCCCGACGCCGAGCAGCTCTCGCGCCTGGCCGCGCGCGGCGCGACCCGCGTGCGCGTGGCCTTGGATTGCGGCTGGGACGGTCAAGCGACCTCGTACAACGTGATCGGCGAGATCCGCGGCAAGAGCAAGCCGGAGGAAGTCGTGATCATCGGCGGCCACCTGGATTCCTGGGATCAGGGCACCGGCGCGATCGACGACGGCGCCGGCGTCGGCCTGACCATGGCCGCGGCCAAGCTGATCGGCCAGAGCAAGCTGCGCCCGGCGCGCAGCGTGCGGGTGATCGCGTTCGCCAACGAAGAGCAAGGCTTGTACGGCGGCCGCGCGTACGCGGCCAAGCACGTCGCCGACGTGCGCAAGCATCAGATCGGCGCGGAAAGCGACTTCGGCGCCGGCCGCATCTACGCCTATTCCAGCTCCGCGCCGGACTACGCCAAGAACGCCGACAAGCAGATCGCCGACGCGCTGGCGCCGCTGGGCATCGAGTACACGCCCGGCAAGGGCGGCCCGGGCCCGGACATCGGCCCGTTCGCTGCGCAAGGCCTGGCCTGGGCGCGACTGGCGCAGGACGGCACCGACTACTTCGACTACCACCACACGCCCGACGACACGCTCGACAAAATCGATCCGAAGGCGCTGGCGCAGAACGTCGCGGCGTACGCGGTGTTCGCCTATCTAGCGGCGTCGGCGGACGGCGATTTCGGCAGCGCGCCGAAGCAGGTCACGCCGCCGGAGGAGTGA
- the mscL gene encoding large-conductance mechanosensitive channel protein MscL: MGMISEFKEFIARGNVVDLAVGVVIGAAFGKIVTALVDGIVMPTIGYVTGGVSVSDWKYVLKPSQLDAAGKEVAAEVAVKYGAFLQTAIDFILIAFVIFIFLKAYNKVRQPADAAPAATPEDVLLLREIRDSLKK; encoded by the coding sequence ATGGGCATGATCAGCGAGTTCAAAGAGTTCATTGCGCGCGGCAACGTGGTCGATCTGGCCGTCGGCGTGGTCATCGGCGCCGCGTTCGGCAAGATCGTCACCGCCTTGGTCGACGGCATCGTGATGCCGACCATCGGCTACGTCACCGGCGGGGTCAGCGTCAGCGATTGGAAGTACGTGCTCAAGCCCTCGCAGCTCGACGCGGCGGGCAAGGAAGTGGCGGCGGAAGTGGCGGTCAAGTACGGCGCCTTCCTGCAGACCGCGATCGATTTCATCCTGATCGCCTTCGTGATCTTCATCTTCCTCAAGGCCTACAACAAGGTGCGCCAGCCCGCCGACGCCGCGCCGGCGGCGACGCCGGAAGACGTGCTGCTGCTGCGCGAGATCCGCGATTCGCTGAAGAAGTGA
- a CDS encoding Rieske 2Fe-2S domain-containing protein — protein MIALEHLSDGGFAEVEATLDGDAESLLLYRDGDAVRAWLNICPHAGRRLDWAPGQFLKSKDGLLVCAAHGASFELGGGECVAGPCRGESLRAVAVAVRDGGVWLA, from the coding sequence TTGATCGCTTTGGAGCACTTGTCCGACGGCGGTTTCGCCGAGGTCGAGGCGACCCTCGACGGCGACGCCGAATCCTTGCTGCTCTACCGCGACGGCGACGCCGTGCGCGCCTGGCTCAACATCTGCCCGCACGCCGGACGCCGACTGGATTGGGCTCCCGGGCAATTTCTCAAGAGCAAGGACGGGCTGCTGGTGTGCGCCGCGCACGGCGCCAGCTTCGAGCTGGGTGGCGGCGAATGCGTGGCCGGGCCGTGTCGCGGCGAATCCTTGCGCGCGGTGGCGGTGGCGGTGCGCGATGGCGGGGTTTGGTTGGCGTAA
- a CDS encoding efflux RND transporter permease subunit encodes MKLSDVSIRRPVFATVMSLLLIVLGVMAFSRLTLRELPAIDPPIVSVDVTYPGASAAVVETRITQVLEDALAGIEGIETIESRSVNGRASVSIEFTLQRDIEAAANDVRDAVSRVMDRMPDEADPPEVEKVESDADPVLWLNMSSKKMDTLQLSDYADRYIVDRLSSVDGVAQVRIGGQQRYAMRIWLNQDALAARGITVNEVENALRSENVELPAGRIESQSRDFTLRVARSYQKPADFAQIPLKKGADGYVVRLGDVAKIELQSAERRAYYRSNGEPNIGLGIVKTSTANSLDVARAVRAEADKIRPTLPEGTDIFVAFDTTVFIESAVERVYHTLIEAIVLVLIVIWLFLGSFRAALIPAVTVPVCLIAAFIPLYAFGFSINLLTLLALVLCIGLVVDDAIVVLENIQRRADLGEPALVAAARGTKQVAFAVIATTAVLVAVFLPVGFMEGNTGRLFRELSVALAGAVALSAFVALTLTPMMSSKFVRPHTQEKSNPVNRWINARLDALSQGYKRLLDRSVERPWLFGALMLASLALSFGLFKLVPSELAPQEDRGSFQISILGPEGAGYDYTVKQVQQVEKIVAAHTGPNETIQRYNPRVPGGFGASEEMHTGRIAVFLQDWDKREKSTAQVADSLRGELSQLTGVRAMPQVGGGLVRTRGQPVQIVLGGPEYAELAQWRDRILARIEQNKGLFSADSDYKETRPQMRVEIDRQRAADLGVSVTDIGHALETLMGSRRVTTFVQNGEEYDVMVQADRELRASPADLAAIQVRARDGALVPLSNLVTLKELAEAGSLNRFNRLRSITVSAGLAPGYTMGEAVAWLNQVVAEELPDHAQIDWKGESREYQKAGGAVLMTFTLALLVVYLVLAAQFESFIHPFVIMLTVPLGVLGALLGLWMTGGTLNLFSQIGIVMLVGLAAKNGILIVEFANQLRDEGRSIHQAIVESSAVRLRPILMTSIATVVGAVPLVLAGGPGSASRATIGIVVIFGVSFSTLLSLFIVPAFYVLLARFTKSPEAVAQELERLEEETPQVGGHA; translated from the coding sequence ATGAAGCTGTCCGACGTTTCCATCCGCCGGCCGGTGTTCGCCACGGTCATGAGCCTGTTGCTGATCGTGCTCGGCGTCATGGCGTTCTCGCGCCTGACGTTGCGCGAACTGCCGGCGATCGATCCGCCCATCGTCTCGGTCGACGTGACCTATCCCGGCGCCTCGGCGGCGGTGGTGGAAACCCGCATCACCCAGGTGCTGGAAGACGCGCTGGCCGGGATCGAGGGCATCGAGACCATCGAATCGCGCAGCGTCAACGGCCGCGCCTCGGTCAGCATCGAATTCACCTTGCAGCGCGACATCGAGGCCGCCGCCAACGACGTGCGCGACGCGGTCAGCCGGGTCATGGACCGCATGCCCGACGAGGCCGATCCGCCGGAAGTGGAGAAGGTCGAGAGCGACGCCGACCCGGTGCTGTGGCTCAACATGAGCTCGAAGAAGATGGACACGCTGCAGTTGTCGGATTACGCCGACCGCTACATCGTCGACCGTCTGTCCTCGGTCGACGGCGTCGCCCAGGTCCGCATCGGCGGCCAGCAGCGTTACGCCATGCGCATCTGGCTCAACCAGGACGCGCTGGCCGCGCGCGGCATCACCGTCAACGAAGTCGAGAACGCGCTGCGCTCGGAGAACGTCGAGCTGCCGGCCGGGCGGATCGAATCGCAATCGCGCGACTTCACCCTGCGCGTGGCGCGCAGCTACCAAAAGCCGGCCGACTTCGCCCAGATCCCGCTGAAGAAGGGCGCCGACGGCTACGTGGTGCGCTTGGGCGACGTGGCCAAGATCGAACTGCAATCGGCCGAGCGCCGCGCCTACTACCGCAGCAACGGCGAGCCGAACATCGGCTTGGGCATCGTCAAGACCTCGACCGCCAACAGCCTCGACGTCGCCCGCGCAGTGCGCGCGGAAGCCGACAAGATCCGCCCGACCCTGCCCGAAGGCACCGACATCTTCGTCGCCTTCGACACCACGGTCTTCATCGAATCGGCGGTCGAGCGCGTCTATCACACGCTGATCGAAGCCATCGTCCTGGTGCTGATCGTGATCTGGCTGTTCCTCGGCAGCTTCCGCGCCGCGCTGATCCCGGCGGTGACGGTGCCGGTGTGCCTGATCGCCGCGTTCATTCCGCTGTACGCGTTCGGCTTCTCGATCAACCTGCTGACCTTGCTCGCGCTGGTGCTGTGCATCGGCCTGGTGGTGGACGACGCGATCGTGGTGCTGGAGAACATCCAGCGCCGCGCCGACCTCGGCGAGCCGGCGCTGGTCGCGGCCGCGCGCGGCACCAAGCAGGTCGCCTTCGCGGTGATCGCCACCACTGCGGTGCTGGTGGCGGTGTTCCTGCCGGTGGGCTTCATGGAAGGCAACACCGGGCGTTTGTTCCGCGAGCTGTCGGTGGCGCTGGCCGGCGCGGTGGCGCTGTCGGCGTTCGTGGCGCTGACCCTGACGCCGATGATGTCGTCGAAGTTCGTGCGTCCGCACACGCAGGAAAAATCCAACCCGGTCAACCGCTGGATCAACGCCCGCCTGGACGCGCTGAGCCAGGGCTATAAGCGCCTGCTCGACCGTTCGGTCGAACGGCCGTGGCTGTTCGGCGCGCTGATGCTGGCGTCGCTGGCGCTGAGCTTCGGCCTGTTCAAGTTGGTGCCGTCGGAGCTGGCGCCGCAGGAGGATCGCGGCTCGTTCCAGATTTCCATCCTCGGCCCGGAAGGCGCGGGCTACGACTACACGGTCAAGCAGGTGCAGCAGGTCGAGAAGATCGTCGCCGCGCACACCGGCCCGAACGAGACCATCCAGCGCTACAACCCGCGCGTGCCCGGCGGCTTCGGCGCCAGCGAGGAGATGCACACCGGCCGCATCGCGGTGTTCCTGCAGGATTGGGACAAGCGCGAGAAGAGCACCGCGCAGGTCGCCGACAGCCTGCGCGGCGAACTCAGCCAGCTCACCGGCGTGCGCGCGATGCCGCAGGTCGGCGGCGGGCTGGTGCGCACGCGCGGGCAGCCGGTGCAGATCGTGCTCGGCGGCCCCGAATACGCCGAACTGGCGCAATGGCGCGACCGCATCCTGGCCCGGATCGAGCAGAACAAGGGCTTGTTCTCCGCCGATTCGGACTACAAGGAAACCCGGCCGCAGATGCGCGTGGAGATCGACCGCCAGCGCGCCGCCGACCTCGGCGTCAGCGTCACCGACATCGGCCACGCGCTGGAAACCCTGATGGGCTCGCGCCGCGTCACCACCTTCGTGCAGAACGGCGAGGAGTACGACGTGATGGTGCAGGCCGACCGTGAGCTGCGCGCCTCGCCGGCCGATCTGGCCGCGATCCAGGTGCGCGCGCGCGACGGCGCGCTGGTGCCGCTGTCGAATCTGGTCACGCTCAAGGAACTGGCCGAGGCCGGCAGCCTCAACCGCTTCAACCGCCTGCGCTCGATCACCGTCAGCGCCGGCCTCGCGCCGGGCTACACCATGGGCGAGGCGGTGGCCTGGCTCAACCAAGTGGTGGCCGAGGAACTGCCCGACCACGCCCAGATCGACTGGAAGGGCGAATCGCGCGAATACCAGAAGGCCGGCGGCGCGGTGCTGATGACCTTCACCCTGGCGCTGCTGGTGGTGTATCTGGTGCTGGCCGCGCAGTTCGAGAGCTTCATCCACCCCTTCGTCATCATGCTGACCGTGCCGCTGGGCGTGCTCGGCGCCTTGCTCGGCCTGTGGATGACCGGCGGCACGCTGAATTTGTTCAGCCAGATCGGCATCGTGATGCTGGTGGGCTTGGCGGCGAAGAACGGCATCCTGATCGTCGAATTCGCCAATCAGTTGCGCGACGAAGGCCGCAGCATCCATCAGGCCATCGTCGAATCCTCGGCGGTGCGCCTGCGCCCGATCCTGATGACCTCGATCGCCACCGTGGTCGGCGCGGTGCCGCTGGTGCTGGCCGGCGGCCCGGGCTCGGCCAGTCGCGCGACCATCGGCATCGTGGTGATCTTCGGCGTGTCGTTCTCGACCCTCCTGTCGCTGTTCATCGTGCCGGCGTTCTATGTGCTGCTGGCGCGCTTCACTAAGTCGCCGGAGGCGGTGGCGCAGGAACTGGAGCGATTGGAAGAGGAAACGCCGCAGGTCGGCGGGCACGCTTAG
- the cysK gene encoding cysteine synthase A has translation MIYDSILQTIGRTPVVRLHRLAPGHVTLYAKVEAFNPGGSVKDRLALAIVLDAEARGQLKPGDTVIEATSGNTGVALAMVCAARGYRFVAVMTETFSIERRKLMRAYGAKVILSPAAERGSGMVRRAAELAEKHGWFLAHQFENPANPAFHRNTTAAEILQDFAGRRLDHFVTGWGTGGTLTGVAEMLRVARPEVRITASEPAGAALLSGKQWQPHKIQGWTPDFIPAVLNRDAAHEVLPVDDVLARDTARRLASEEGLFVGISAGATMAAALQVAQNAEPGATILAMLPDTGERYLSTFLFEGVNEGSDDEWLASLE, from the coding sequence ATGATCTACGACAGCATCCTGCAGACCATCGGCCGCACCCCGGTGGTGCGCCTGCACCGGCTCGCGCCGGGCCACGTCACCCTCTACGCCAAGGTCGAGGCGTTCAATCCGGGCGGCTCGGTCAAGGACCGGCTGGCGCTGGCGATCGTCCTCGACGCCGAGGCGCGCGGCCAGCTCAAGCCCGGCGACACCGTGATCGAAGCGACCTCGGGCAACACCGGCGTGGCTCTGGCGATGGTGTGCGCGGCGCGCGGCTACCGCTTCGTCGCGGTGATGACCGAAACCTTCTCGATCGAGCGGCGCAAGCTGATGCGCGCCTACGGCGCCAAGGTGATCCTGTCGCCGGCCGCCGAACGCGGCAGCGGCATGGTCCGGCGCGCGGCCGAACTGGCCGAGAAGCACGGCTGGTTCCTCGCCCACCAGTTCGAGAACCCGGCCAACCCCGCGTTCCACCGCAACACCACCGCCGCCGAGATCCTGCAGGACTTCGCCGGCCGCCGCCTCGACCACTTCGTCACCGGCTGGGGCACCGGCGGCACCCTCACCGGCGTGGCCGAGATGCTGCGCGTGGCGCGCCCGGAAGTGCGCATCACCGCCAGCGAACCCGCCGGCGCCGCGCTGCTCAGCGGCAAGCAATGGCAACCGCACAAGATCCAAGGCTGGACCCCGGACTTCATCCCCGCCGTGCTCAACCGCGACGCCGCGCACGAGGTCCTGCCCGTCGACGACGTCCTCGCCCGCGACACCGCGCGCCGCCTGGCCTCCGAGGAAGGCCTGTTCGTCGGCATTTCCGCCGGCGCGACGATGGCCGCGGCGTTGCAAGTCGCGCAGAACGCCGAACCCGGCGCGACGATCCTGGCGATGCTGCCGGACACCGGCGAGCGTTACCTCAGCACGTTCCTGTTCGAGGGCGTGAACGAAGGCAGCGACGACGAATGGTTGGCGTCGTTGGAGTGA
- a CDS encoding fumarylacetoacetate hydrolase family protein — protein MSDVVAAAPATRIPVRGQGLAADAAFPVHRVYCVGRNFADHAREMGAAVPASAVDRGRPTFFLKPTDSLETGEAVPYPPGTDDLHHEVELVVALGSDAPAGPLAVEDAQALVYGYAVGLDLTRRDLQAQAKAKGLPWDTGKSFDHAAPISAIVPAAEVGELGARALTLEVNGEPRQRSTLDNLIWNVPEVLHELSLLYALRAGDLIYMGTPAGVAALRPGDRYRAALEGVAELHGHITPPRL, from the coding sequence ATGAGCGACGTCGTCGCGGCCGCGCCGGCCACCCGCATCCCCGTCCGCGGCCAGGGTCTGGCCGCCGATGCCGCGTTCCCGGTCCACCGCGTCTACTGCGTCGGCCGCAACTTCGCCGACCACGCCCGCGAGATGGGCGCGGCGGTGCCGGCCTCGGCCGTCGACCGCGGCCGTCCGACCTTCTTCCTCAAGCCGACCGATTCGCTGGAAACCGGCGAAGCCGTGCCCTACCCGCCCGGCACCGACGACCTGCACCACGAGGTCGAACTGGTGGTCGCGCTCGGCAGCGACGCGCCGGCCGGCCCGCTCGCGGTCGAAGACGCGCAGGCGCTGGTCTACGGCTACGCCGTCGGCCTCGACCTGACCCGCCGCGACCTGCAAGCCCAGGCCAAGGCCAAAGGGCTGCCCTGGGACACCGGCAAGTCCTTCGACCACGCCGCGCCGATCAGCGCGATCGTGCCGGCGGCCGAAGTCGGCGAACTCGGCGCGCGCGCGCTGACCCTGGAGGTCAACGGCGAGCCGCGTCAACGCAGCACGCTCGACAACCTGATCTGGAACGTGCCCGAAGTCCTGCACGAACTCTCGCTGCTGTACGCGCTGCGCGCCGGCGACCTGATCTACATGGGCACCCCCGCCGGCGTCGCCGCGCTGCGGCCGGGCGACCGCTACCGCGCCGCGCTGGAAGGCGTGGCCGAACTGCACGGACACATCACCCCGCCCCGGCTATAG